The DNA sequence GGCTAAGCGATCTTTCTGTTGTTCTCCTAATCCTGCTGCTGGCTCGTCTAACAAGATTATCTGAGGACTTGTGGCTAAAGCACGGGCAATTTCGACTAAACGGCGATCGCCAAACGCTAAACTGTCAGCACGGGCATGAATGTTATCTTGATAGCCCACAAAAGCGAGTAGTTCAATTAATTTAGTTTCTAGAGGTGGTTTGGTTTTTTGCTCCCTACCCAGTAAAGCTGTCAGGATATTACCCAAGCGATCGCCAGTATAGCCAACTTTTAAATTATCTAATACCGAAAGAGAATCAAATAGGCGAGTAGTTTGAAAGGTACGACTTAAACCCGCACGCACAATTTCTAGACTATTTTTACCTGTTAAATCGAGCTGTCCCAAATAAACGCTACCAGATTCAGCAGTATAAAAACCCGCTAAAAGATTGAGCAAGGTAGTTTTACCCGCACCATTGGGGCCAATGATCGAAGTTATCGTTCCCGATTGAGCTATAAAATCGACATTGTTGACAGCTTTGACACCGCCAAAACTAATGGTTATTTGTTCTACTTTCAGGGGTAAATCGGTTTGATTTTTAACTCCCAATGGCAAATTATTCCCAGATATTGCTGGTGGATAGATGGCATCGGCGCGATCGAGACGTTCGATCAAAAAGCTGACTACTGAGGGTTTCGGCAATTACTACTGGCAGTAATAAAGGTGCGTCGTCATCAAGAAAGTCAAGGTGAAAATCAACATCGCAATCAAACTCTTGAGCTAAATCGAAAACAAGACGAATATTTTCTTCTGGCTCAGGATCGACATAGGGAGCAGAGCCGATCGCATCTCCTCCCATCGCCAGCGCTTTTCTGAGTAAATCTATTGTCCCTGGCTGATTGGTAATTCCTTCTTGCGCAAATACTGCTAATTGTAAAGTTAGACCCCAGGCGTATTCTGCTTTTAAAGGCAATAATGCTGCCATAGATTTTAGCTGTACGATCGGATCTACTTCGACATGGGTGCGCATAGATGTAGTACCAAAGGCGATCGC is a window from the Pleurocapsa minor HA4230-MV1 genome containing:
- a CDS encoding amidohydrolase family protein, with protein sequence MPGLVDPHIHLDKALLLDRYPAVEGTFTEALQKTLQAKQEYTQSDIQSRARRVIEKAIAFGTTSMRTHVEVDPIVQLKSMAALLPLKAEYAWGLTLQLAVFAQEGITNQPGTIDLLRKALAMGGDAIGSAPYVDPEPEENIRLVFDLAQEFDCDVDFHLDFLDDDAPLLLPVVIAETLSSQLFDRTSRSRRCHLSTSNIWE